DNA from Synechococcus sp. CBW1108:
CTGCTGGAGGGCCCGGCGGCGGGCTTTGAGCTGGTGCTCAACCTGGCCTACGACTGGCTGCCCTTCTGGTTGACCCCCACAGCGCCGCTGCCGATCTTCCATCTGGTCAGCATGGGCTCGGTGGGGGATGCCATGGATGGGGTGATCGCCGACGTGGCCCGCTGGGACCAGCGGCGGCTGGCCTTCCACAGCGCCGTTCAGGCAGCGGATTTCAATCTGCCCCAGCCGCCGGTGGTGTTGGGCAATGGCTTTGATCTGGCGGCCTATGGGTTTTGCGCCGAGCCGGAGCCGCTACTGGGCTGGGCCGGGCGGGTGGCGCCGGAAAAGGGGCTGGAGGATGCGGCGGCCGCGGCGGCCCAGCTGGGCTTGCCCCTGGCGGTGTGGGGCCTGGTTGAGGACCGGGCCTATGCGGCGGCGGTGGAGGCCTCTGTGCCGGCCGGCACCCTGCAGTGGCGAGGCTTCCTGCCCACCGATCAGCTGCAGGAGCAGCTGGGTCGCTGCCGGGCTCTGCTGAACACCCCCAAGTGGAACGAGGCCTACGGCAACGTGGTGGTGGAGGCGCTGGCCTGCGGCGTGCCGGTGGTGGCCTACCGCCGCGGCGGTCCGGGCGAGCTGGTGCAGCCGGGTCTCACGGGGCTGCTGGTGGAGCCCGATGATGTGGGGGGCCTGGTGGCGGCTGTGGCCCAGGTGGGGGCAATCGATCGACGCGCCTGCCGCCAGTGGGCCCAGGCCAACGCCTCCCGAGAGGTGCTGGCAGAGCGGGTTGAGGCGTGGGTATTGGCTGGGCTGGGTTTGTGAAACGGTTTGTTCAACCCATCCTGGGACCCCAATGTTGATGCTTAGTCGACTAAGCTGGTCGAATTAGGAAGGTGGATCACGGCCATGCGCCAGGTGAACATGCACGAGGCCAAAACCCACCTCTCGCGGCTGGTGGAGGAGGCAGCAGCAGGGGAATCGTTTGTGATCTGCAAGGCCGGCCGACCCATGGTGCGCGTCACCCCCCTCAACGAAGCAGGCGCTGCTGCGGCGCCGCTGCGGCGCCTGGGCCTGCTGGCCGGCCAGTGCCAGGTGCCCGACGACTTTGATCAGCTGGCCGCCGCCGAGATCGCCGATCTGTTTGAAGGCGCCTGAGCCAGCGATGCGCCTGCTGCTCGATACGCACTTGCTGGTGTGGGCGCAGGGCACACCTGAGCGGCTGCCTGCGGCCCTGGCGGCGATGCTGCAGGATCACGCCAACACCCCGGTGTTCAGTGTGGCCAGCCTGTGGGAGCTGGTGATCAAACAGGCGCTAGGGCGGCCCGATTTCCGGGTGGAGCCGGCCGTGCTGCGCCGAGTCCTGCTTGATGGCGGCTGGCAGGAACTGCCGATCCAGGCCCATCACGCCCTGGCTGTGGACGCACTGCCGCCCCTGCATCGCGATCCCTTTGATCGGCTGTTGCTGGCCCAGGCCAGCGCCGATGGCCTGTTGCTGATTACGGCCGATCAGCAACTGGCGGCCTACCCGGGGCCGGTGCGGCTGATGGGCGGGATGGGCTGAATGAGTCTCCCCAGCTTGGGGCAATGATCTCGTGCTTGACCGTCAGTTAGATCAAGATATCGCTGATTCCAGTTTGA
Protein-coding regions in this window:
- a CDS encoding glycosyltransferase family 4 protein — its product is MRILVVSTPLGALGSGCGGGVELTATTLVAGLLERGHAVTVLAAGGSVLPPACAAATLWTCTGQSQPSAQHQERSAPITMLADGLLPRFWRRVLLEGPAAGFELVLNLAYDWLPFWLTPTAPLPIFHLVSMGSVGDAMDGVIADVARWDQRRLAFHSAVQAADFNLPQPPVVLGNGFDLAAYGFCAEPEPLLGWAGRVAPEKGLEDAAAAAAQLGLPLAVWGLVEDRAYAAAVEASVPAGTLQWRGFLPTDQLQEQLGRCRALLNTPKWNEAYGNVVVEALACGVPVVAYRRGGPGELVQPGLTGLLVEPDDVGGLVAAVAQVGAIDRRACRQWAQANASREVLAERVEAWVLAGLGL
- a CDS encoding type II toxin-antitoxin system Phd/YefM family antitoxin is translated as MRQVNMHEAKTHLSRLVEEAAAGESFVICKAGRPMVRVTPLNEAGAAAAPLRRLGLLAGQCQVPDDFDQLAAAEIADLFEGA
- a CDS encoding type II toxin-antitoxin system VapC family toxin produces the protein MRLLLDTHLLVWAQGTPERLPAALAAMLQDHANTPVFSVASLWELVIKQALGRPDFRVEPAVLRRVLLDGGWQELPIQAHHALAVDALPPLHRDPFDRLLLAQASADGLLLITADQQLAAYPGPVRLMGGMG